Proteins from a genomic interval of Drosophila melanogaster chromosome 2R:
- the CG13324 gene encoding uncharacterized protein: protein MRLLLILSVVLAVILGCHAYSATWGRRVNNDFLLSRTREVRNPIKNNYWNVNVNYPNGFYNISAVIVYDNFKNNSGASPSLYSGGPGYRFATVNLRGQVNRGIDSTVEIWGR, encoded by the coding sequence ATGCGTCTTCTGCTCATCCTCTCAGTTGTCCTGGCCGTGATCCTCGGCTGCCACGCCTACAGCGCCACCTGGGGGCGCAGGGTCAACAACGATTTCCTCCTCTCACGCACCAGGGAAGTTCGCAATCCGATCAAGAACAACTACTGGAACGTGAACGTGAACTACCCCAATGGATTCTACAACATCTCCGCCGTGATCGTGTACGACAACTTCAAGAACAACTCTGGAGCATCTCCTAGCCTCTATTCCGGCGGTCCGGGCTACCGCTTTGCCACCGTGAATCTTCGTGGTCAGGTGAACCGCGGAATCGACTCCACCGTCGAGATCTGGGGTCGTTAA
- the CG13323 gene encoding uncharacterized protein, isoform B: MRLLLILSVVLAVILGCHAYGATWGRRNNNDYLLSRTTEVRNPIKNNYWNVNVNYPAGFYNISAVIVYDNFKNNSGASPSLYSGGPGYRFATVNLRGQVNRGINSTVEIWGR, from the coding sequence ATGCGTCTTCTGCTCATCCTCTCAGTTGTCCTGGCCGTGATCCTTGGCTGCCACGCCTACGGCGCCACCTGGGGGCGTCGCAATAACAACGACTACCTGCTGTCCCGCACCACGGAAGTCCGCAATCCGATCAAGAACAACTACTGGAACGTGAACGTGAACTATCCCGCCGGATTCTACAACATCTCCGCCGTGATCGTCTACGACAACTTTAAGAACAACTCCGGCGCATCTCCTAGCCTCTATTCCGGCGGTCCGGGCTATCGCTTCGCCACCGTGAATCTTCGTGGTCAGGTGAACCGCGGAATCAACTCCACCGTCGAGATCTGGGGTCGTTAA